A single Myxococcales bacterium DNA region contains:
- a CDS encoding DUF4388 domain-containing protein, which produces MAPYVLVVESDPERQRQIAETLREANYELSTEREAVWARRSLAIRTPDALVVNTRLSDGTGFGVASELRREAGAAGVPVFFLASAFRGPQHAAEARRRFGPAAYLPWPTDPSSLLASVLRAVPPPEGPRRSRVPSSPPPEADEEQAREREQVEATAPQLAASDARIQGNLSQDSFARVLRQLYVERRTGALLMVRESTKKIVYVEDGYPVAVRSNVLSECLGQILLARRRISRSALETSLERMKQEKRRQGDLLVDMGILSPHGLAEALVFQVESKLLDLFSWRGGNFIFKDGWKVEGEAVVLERPTAALILEGVRRHYDDERREQVLAVAAGRFIVPTSDPWLRLQDLTSDPQDRAFMARADGTRSLEEVMNLPPVPRDRAVALMVAMLESGVVQARETPEAPLESEAPREPLAERDVESRPQSEAPRKGPAPLWAPGPQRRSRAELAALVETMRVKTHFEVLDVDAEAPRVVVDAAYEELARTYHPDNFRGRSTTVKELVDHIFARLSEARRTLTDPDLRKSYFVRLERARSHGGAGPDAVTAAEQVYYTGVGHMRDRRYAEAESAFRQATTLVPGQPSYHGALGWAIYRRAPMDPAGATEARLELEHAVALAPDDPWMRVSLGRLLAESGLPDEAVRMFESALKLTPLSAEIEDEMRRLSGDA; this is translated from the coding sequence ATGGCGCCCTATGTACTGGTCGTGGAGAGCGACCCCGAGCGGCAGCGGCAGATCGCCGAGACCCTGCGCGAGGCGAACTACGAGCTATCCACCGAGAGGGAAGCGGTGTGGGCCCGACGTAGCCTGGCCATACGGACCCCGGATGCGCTCGTGGTGAATACGAGGCTGTCGGACGGCACGGGCTTTGGGGTGGCCTCGGAGCTACGCCGGGAGGCGGGGGCCGCGGGGGTTCCCGTCTTCTTCTTAGCCAGTGCGTTTCGCGGTCCCCAGCACGCGGCCGAGGCCCGGCGGCGGTTCGGGCCTGCCGCCTACCTGCCCTGGCCAACGGACCCGAGCTCCTTGCTGGCCAGCGTGTTGCGGGCCGTGCCGCCTCCCGAGGGCCCGCGGCGCTCACGTGTGCCCTCGTCACCTCCACCGGAAGCCGACGAAGAGCAGGCGCGGGAGCGCGAACAGGTCGAAGCGACCGCCCCGCAGTTGGCGGCGTCCGACGCGCGCATCCAGGGCAATCTGTCGCAAGACTCCTTCGCCAGGGTGCTCCGGCAGCTCTATGTCGAAAGGCGCACGGGGGCGCTGCTCATGGTGCGCGAAAGCACCAAGAAGATCGTCTACGTCGAAGACGGCTACCCCGTGGCCGTGCGCTCGAATGTGCTGTCCGAGTGCTTGGGGCAGATTCTGCTCGCCCGGCGCCGCATCTCACGAAGCGCGCTCGAGACTTCGCTCGAACGCATGAAGCAGGAAAAGCGCCGTCAAGGTGACCTGCTCGTCGACATGGGCATTCTGTCGCCTCACGGACTGGCCGAGGCGCTCGTGTTTCAGGTCGAATCCAAGCTCTTGGATCTGTTCTCTTGGCGCGGTGGCAACTTCATCTTCAAAGACGGATGGAAAGTGGAAGGCGAAGCTGTTGTGCTCGAGCGGCCCACGGCCGCGTTGATCCTCGAGGGTGTAAGGCGGCACTACGACGACGAGCGCAGGGAGCAGGTGCTGGCCGTGGCGGCCGGGCGGTTCATCGTACCCACGTCGGATCCCTGGCTGAGGCTTCAAGATCTCACGTCGGATCCCCAGGACAGGGCCTTCATGGCCCGTGCGGATGGTACGCGCTCTTTGGAGGAGGTCATGAACCTTCCCCCCGTCCCGCGGGACCGCGCGGTCGCCCTGATGGTGGCGATGCTGGAATCGGGTGTGGTGCAAGCCCGTGAGACGCCTGAGGCGCCGCTCGAGAGCGAGGCGCCGCGCGAACCTCTGGCCGAGCGTGACGTCGAGTCACGTCCTCAGTCGGAGGCGCCCCGCAAGGGGCCTGCGCCCCTGTGGGCGCCGGGGCCGCAGCGCCGCTCGCGGGCGGAACTCGCGGCGCTCGTCGAGACGATGCGGGTCAAAACGCACTTTGAAGTGTTGGACGTCGATGCCGAGGCGCCCAGGGTGGTCGTCGACGCGGCCTACGAAGAGCTGGCCCGCACCTACCACCCGGACAACTTCCGGGGCCGCTCGACCACGGTCAAAGAGCTGGTCGACCACATCTTCGCCAGGCTTTCCGAGGCCCGACGGACGCTCACGGATCCGGACCTGCGCAAGAGCTACTTCGTGCGCCTCGAACGAGCGCGCAGCCATGGGGGCGCTGGCCCGGATGCCGTCACGGCGGCAGAGCAGGTCTATTACACGGGTGTGGGGCACATGCGCGACCGTCGCTACGCCGAGGCTGAGTCCGCATTCCGGCAGGCCACCACCTTGGTTCCTGGGCAGCCGAGTTATCACGGGGCGCTCGGGTGGGCGATTTACCGCCGCGCCCCCATGGACCCGGCAGGCGCCACTGAAGCCCGGTTGGAGTTGGAACATGCGGTGGCGCTTGCTCCCGACGATCCCTGGATGCGGGTCTCGTTGGGGCGCTTGCTGGCCGAATCGGGCCTGCCCGACGAAGCCGTCCGCATGTTCGAGTCGGCGCTGAAGCTGACGCCTCTGTCCGCGGAGATCGAAGACGAGATGCGCCGACTCTCGGGGGACGCATGA
- the glmU gene encoding bifunctional UDP-N-acetylglucosamine diphosphorylase/glucosamine-1-phosphate N-acetyltransferase GlmU produces MILAAGKGTRMRSQKSKVLHEVAGAPLVAYPVKAAQALGANPIVCVLGHQIDEVSRVLSARFGAEAIRVAAQHEQRGTGHAVALGLEPLSGFSGLVLILYGDVPLLRESTLARMVDAAAKGTLVMLTARVAHPSGYGRIVRNEEGRVERIVEDRDATEAQKLICEVNAGIYVAPAAFLREATAKLSPQNAQGELYLTDIVPQAAATIGVETVDVDPEEMAGINDRAQLVQAEAVMRARINAHAMELATLRAPETVRIDSDVVIEADVEIEPNVTLRGRTRIGAGAFIGQGCVLTDTVVGPGTEMKPYTVADQAIVGARCKLGPFAHLRPGTDLADDVHVGNFVETKKTRIGKGSKANHLAYLGDTIVGERVNIGAGTITCNYNGFEKRQTIIEDGAFIGSDTQLVAPVRVGPNAIVAAGATITQEVPAGALAITRVAQTHLEGYAARLKARYADREKTAAEKGKPPRTDNHD; encoded by the coding sequence ATGATCCTCGCCGCCGGGAAGGGAACCCGGATGCGCTCGCAAAAATCGAAGGTGTTGCACGAGGTCGCCGGCGCGCCCCTCGTCGCCTACCCCGTGAAAGCCGCGCAAGCGCTCGGCGCCAACCCCATCGTCTGCGTGCTCGGGCACCAGATAGACGAAGTCTCCCGCGTGCTGTCGGCACGCTTCGGGGCCGAGGCGATCCGGGTCGCCGCCCAGCATGAACAAAGAGGCACCGGACACGCCGTGGCTTTGGGCCTCGAGCCGCTGTCCGGTTTCTCGGGCCTCGTGTTGATTCTCTACGGAGACGTTCCGTTGCTTCGCGAAAGCACGTTGGCGCGGATGGTGGACGCCGCCGCGAAGGGCACGCTGGTGATGCTCACCGCCCGCGTGGCGCACCCGTCCGGCTACGGCCGCATCGTGCGGAACGAAGAGGGCCGCGTGGAGCGCATCGTGGAGGACCGCGACGCCACGGAGGCGCAAAAGCTCATCTGCGAAGTGAACGCGGGGATCTACGTCGCGCCCGCCGCGTTCTTGCGGGAGGCCACTGCCAAACTGAGCCCCCAGAACGCACAGGGCGAACTTTACCTCACGGATATCGTTCCGCAGGCCGCCGCCACGATTGGCGTCGAAACGGTGGACGTGGACCCGGAGGAGATGGCCGGCATCAACGACCGCGCCCAGCTCGTGCAAGCCGAAGCGGTGATGCGAGCCCGGATCAACGCCCACGCCATGGAGCTGGCGACGCTGCGGGCCCCCGAGACCGTGCGCATCGATAGTGACGTCGTCATCGAGGCCGACGTGGAGATCGAACCCAACGTGACCCTGCGGGGCCGAACGCGTATCGGCGCGGGAGCCTTCATCGGGCAGGGTTGTGTGCTCACCGACACCGTGGTGGGCCCGGGCACGGAAATGAAGCCGTACACGGTGGCAGATCAGGCCATCGTGGGCGCTCGTTGCAAGCTGGGACCCTTCGCGCACCTTAGGCCGGGAACCGACCTTGCCGATGACGTGCACGTGGGCAACTTCGTCGAGACGAAGAAGACCCGGATCGGCAAAGGCAGCAAGGCCAATCACCTCGCCTACCTGGGAGACACCATCGTGGGCGAGAGGGTGAACATCGGCGCGGGCACCATCACGTGCAACTACAACGGCTTCGAGAAGCGCCAAACGATCATCGAGGACGGGGCCTTCATCGGCTCCGACACCCAGCTGGTGGCGCCCGTGCGGGTGGGACCCAATGCCATCGTCGCGGCGGGTGCCACGATCACACAGGAGGTCCCCGCGGGCGCGCTGGCCATCACCCGGGTGGCTCAAACCCATCTCGAAGGCTACGCCGCGCGCCTCAAGGCGCGGTACGCCGACAGAGAGAAGACGGCAGCGGAAAAGGGCAAGCCCCCGCGCACCGACAACCACGATTGA
- a CDS encoding SCP2 sterol-binding domain-containing protein produces the protein MPTSVKEFFDQKVPAVLARNPASAKEVAAVYLFKISGPDGGTWTADLLASPPTCVPGQSGNPQCAIEATDDDFRSMIDGGMGAAMQLFFSGKLKIEGDPTLATKLSKLLDMGSKG, from the coding sequence ATGCCCACCTCGGTGAAGGAATTTTTCGACCAGAAAGTACCTGCGGTCCTGGCCCGAAACCCGGCCAGTGCCAAAGAGGTGGCGGCTGTCTACCTTTTCAAAATCAGCGGACCGGATGGCGGCACGTGGACAGCCGACCTCTTGGCCTCCCCCCCCACCTGCGTTCCAGGCCAAAGCGGCAACCCGCAGTGCGCGATCGAGGCCACCGACGACGACTTTCGTTCCATGATCGACGGCGGCATGGGGGCGGCCATGCAGCTGTTTTTCAGCGGCAAGTTGAAGATCGAAGGCGATCCCACTTTGGCGACGAAGCTCTCGAAGCTGCTCGACATGGGGTCGAAGGGCTGA
- a CDS encoding glycosyltransferase family 39 protein, with protein sequence MWLPALLYVLALGLRLTWIGLVPSKPVGDFAMYLESATYLLEHGRFDPQFIYMPGYVLLAAGVQALGGTWWATKVAGALLAAAGAPLVFGMARRLWGGRAATVAGLLYALWPGGIGVASVTGTDIPAAVLVAAAAWALLQARPDTPWRAALVAGTFFGLAAWIRAVALPLAPLSVFFLRARTGSWRRATAGAACTTLAAALVLAPWGFRNHARYGAWFLTDSHGGLTALVGAYPNSDGQFTRALNRMVETVTGTPWLGEPHREADARAYEEAKRWTRFEPRYALGLAIQRADKLLSNERSLLYWPLYRDGVLREPAAGFFERWRPEIERATDLFWWALLASCLAGTVLGALERRPETLGLLPFQLALAGVYVLFFAESRYHLPIAVLAFPNAAGCAVRAWDAVRLRRVPPLPDAPAPAPAPAKALWNLAAALIATALVLALSWVTVSWGDSLRARHRFAVHACEVKGLWHYCLWRSADPGRSGRPSPVKGVFDGVGLSLGPEETGAETLLALGPGSHRLHAQLTAIAPGQTGGEASLLLDGRERARVPLSRLHGGLGLTLSFETQGAVRLAIRGTAPQEGQVWLEGLRVE encoded by the coding sequence GTGTGGTTGCCGGCCCTGCTTTATGTCCTCGCGCTGGGGCTCCGTCTCACGTGGATCGGCCTCGTGCCCTCGAAGCCCGTGGGCGACTTCGCCATGTACCTCGAATCAGCCACGTACCTGCTCGAGCATGGCCGCTTCGACCCTCAGTTCATCTACATGCCGGGCTACGTGCTGCTAGCCGCGGGCGTTCAGGCCCTGGGAGGCACGTGGTGGGCGACCAAGGTCGCGGGGGCCCTGCTGGCGGCCGCCGGTGCGCCGCTGGTGTTCGGCATGGCCCGGCGCCTGTGGGGGGGCCGCGCGGCCACGGTGGCCGGGCTTCTTTACGCGCTGTGGCCCGGAGGGATTGGCGTGGCCAGCGTCACGGGAACGGACATCCCCGCTGCGGTGCTGGTGGCCGCTGCCGCGTGGGCGCTGCTGCAGGCGCGGCCGGACACGCCCTGGCGCGCGGCCTTGGTTGCGGGCACCTTTTTCGGCTTGGCCGCGTGGATCCGGGCCGTGGCCCTGCCCCTCGCGCCGCTTTCGGTGTTCTTTTTGCGCGCGCGCACGGGATCATGGCGACGCGCCACGGCCGGCGCTGCCTGTACCACGCTGGCGGCGGCCCTCGTGCTTGCCCCCTGGGGCTTCCGCAACCATGCCCGCTACGGCGCCTGGTTTCTGACCGACAGCCACGGAGGGCTGACGGCCCTGGTGGGCGCTTACCCCAACTCCGACGGCCAGTTCACGAGGGCCCTCAACCGCATGGTGGAGACGGTCACGGGCACCCCTTGGCTGGGAGAGCCCCACCGGGAAGCCGACGCCCGGGCCTACGAGGAAGCCAAACGGTGGACGCGCTTCGAGCCGCGCTATGCTCTGGGTCTGGCCATTCAGCGCGCCGACAAGCTGCTGTCCAACGAGCGCAGCCTTCTCTACTGGCCACTTTACCGAGACGGCGTCCTGCGGGAGCCTGCCGCCGGCTTTTTTGAGCGGTGGCGGCCCGAGATCGAGCGGGCCACCGATCTTTTCTGGTGGGCGTTGCTGGCGAGCTGCCTGGCAGGAACGGTGCTGGGGGCCCTCGAGCGGCGGCCCGAGACCCTGGGGCTCTTGCCGTTCCAACTGGCGCTCGCGGGCGTATACGTCCTGTTTTTCGCCGAAAGCCGCTACCACCTGCCGATCGCCGTGCTGGCCTTCCCCAACGCCGCCGGGTGCGCCGTGCGGGCGTGGGACGCCGTGCGCCTGCGGAGAGTCCCGCCTTTGCCCGACGCACCCGCCCCCGCGCCGGCGCCGGCCAAAGCCTTGTGGAATCTTGCGGCCGCCCTGATCGCAACGGCCCTCGTGCTGGCCTTGTCCTGGGTCACGGTGTCGTGGGGAGACAGCCTGCGCGCCCGCCACCGCTTCGCCGTGCACGCCTGCGAGGTGAAAGGACTCTGGCACTACTGTCTGTGGCGCTCCGCCGACCCGGGGCGCTCGGGCCGGCCTTCACCGGTCAAGGGCGTGTTCGACGGCGTGGGGCTCTCGCTTGGCCCCGAGGAGACGGGCGCGGAAACGCTGCTCGCGCTCGGCCCGGGAAGCCACAGGTTGCACGCGCAGCTCACGGCCATCGCCCCCGGGCAGACGGGCGGAGAGGCCTCCCTTCTGCTCGACGGACGCGAACGCGCGCGGGTGCCGCTGTCTCGGTTGCACGGCGGGCTTGGGTTGACGCTCTCGTTCGAGACGCAGGGCGCGGTACGGCTCGCGATCCGAGGGACGGCCCCGCAGGAAGGCCAGGTCTGGCTGGAGGGGCTGCGCGTGGAGTAA
- a CDS encoding carboxyltransferase domain-containing protein: protein MTSTQPPGPEILPRGDSAFVLRVADHFDEGVSDRVRALTWQMDRGRPEGVLDVVPGYTEILVVFDPACRDVPGVVAWMAAVAGAAVETREPAAPRLVTVPVCFDDRWALDLPALAARAGVSVPDWIGRFVATPFRCVVLGFRPGFPYLTGMPEALSAPRHPSPRAFVPAGAVAVAGAQAGIYPVEGPGGWQIVGRSPLRLFVPRRSQPFFIQPGDDVRFVPIDSARFEALQEAEPSP from the coding sequence GTGACGTCCACGCAGCCCCCTGGGCCCGAGATTCTGCCCCGTGGGGACAGCGCGTTCGTCCTGCGCGTCGCTGACCATTTCGACGAAGGGGTCTCGGACCGGGTCCGCGCGCTGACGTGGCAAATGGATCGGGGCCGCCCCGAAGGGGTGCTGGACGTGGTGCCTGGCTACACCGAGATCCTCGTGGTCTTCGATCCGGCCTGCCGTGACGTCCCTGGCGTCGTCGCGTGGATGGCCGCCGTGGCAGGGGCAGCGGTCGAGACCCGGGAGCCGGCGGCCCCGCGCCTCGTCACCGTGCCCGTCTGTTTCGACGACAGGTGGGCGCTCGACCTGCCTGCGCTGGCCGCGCGTGCCGGGGTCTCGGTACCTGACTGGATCGGCCGGTTCGTCGCCACACCCTTTCGCTGCGTGGTGCTGGGCTTTCGCCCAGGGTTTCCCTACCTGACAGGCATGCCCGAGGCGCTGAGCGCACCCCGACACCCGAGCCCCCGTGCCTTCGTTCCGGCCGGCGCCGTGGCGGTGGCGGGCGCGCAGGCCGGCATCTACCCCGTGGAGGGCCCCGGCGGCTGGCAGATCGTGGGCCGCAGCCCCCTGCGGCTCTTTGTGCCTCGACGAAGCCAGCCTTTTTTCATCCAGCCGGGCGACGACGTGCGCTTCGTGCCGATCGACAGCGCGCGCTTCGAGGCCTTGCAGGAGGCGGAGCCCTCGCCATGA
- a CDS encoding LamB/YcsF family protein yields the protein MIRIDLNADLGEGQAHDEALFPLVTSANIACGLHAGDADVMRASLERARRHGVAAGAHPGLADRAGMGRAASSATPAQVFNVVVYQLGALRAMSAALGVPLRHVKAHGTLYNSAMVQVPVARAFCAAVRQVTPDLVVFGLPASCLQAEAQTAGLRFAAEAFLDRHYDDEGRLVPRTDPHALVEAEPLAIAARAVDLATLGRVTALSGRPLSLTVQTLCLHGDRAEVVSVAKEVRRALALAGVTLRAPDRHPGSADHAHG from the coding sequence ATGATCCGGATCGACCTCAACGCCGACCTGGGTGAAGGGCAAGCGCACGACGAAGCCCTCTTCCCCCTCGTCACGTCGGCCAACATCGCGTGCGGCCTTCACGCAGGGGACGCCGACGTGATGCGCGCCAGCCTGGAGCGCGCCCGGCGCCATGGGGTGGCGGCAGGGGCCCACCCCGGCTTGGCCGATCGCGCGGGCATGGGGCGCGCCGCAAGTTCCGCCACGCCCGCGCAGGTCTTCAACGTGGTGGTGTACCAGCTGGGCGCCCTGCGGGCGATGTCCGCCGCCCTGGGCGTTCCGCTCAGACACGTGAAAGCGCATGGGACCCTCTACAACTCGGCCATGGTGCAGGTGCCGGTAGCCCGGGCGTTCTGCGCGGCGGTGCGGCAGGTGACCCCGGACCTGGTGGTCTTCGGGCTCCCCGCGTCCTGTCTGCAAGCGGAAGCGCAGACCGCGGGGCTTCGCTTCGCCGCGGAGGCGTTTTTGGATCGGCACTACGACGACGAGGGGCGACTCGTGCCTCGCACGGACCCGCACGCGCTGGTGGAGGCCGAGCCCCTGGCCATCGCGGCCCGAGCCGTGGACTTGGCTACCTTGGGGCGGGTGACCGCGCTTTCGGGACGGCCCCTGTCCCTGACGGTTCAAACCTTGTGCCTTCATGGCGATCGCGCGGAGGTCGTGAGCGTCGCCAAGGAGGTCCGCCGCGCGCTCGCCCTGGCGGGGGTAACCCTGCGAGCCCCCGACCGTCACCCCGGGAGCGCCGACCATGCCCACGGTTGA
- a CDS encoding biotin-dependent carboxyltransferase family protein, protein MPTVEVLRAGALTTVQDQGRPGWGRFGVSPSGAVDPLALRVANILVGNEETAAALEIAGPGVVLKIYGQALLCIVGADLGATLSGQPVAPGQRVLASDRQILAFTNRRQGFRAIVAFAGGLSAPGLFGSRATDIAAGLPRGRLEKGAMLEVFAPAPGSGPVRPPVLGDGSAAVIEALFEGLSSAPSGAGARAPLVVRFVPEDGGPVLMGRTFTVSHRSNRTGFRLHAEGEALPPRPPLAWSNPVAPGAIQLPPDGTPIVLLADRQTVGGYPVLGHLAAVDRTVLAGAAPGDRLRFEAISAEAAREQAAERHAMLTLLSESVVRRSWRSWA, encoded by the coding sequence ATGCCCACGGTTGAAGTGCTGCGTGCCGGGGCCCTCACCACGGTGCAGGACCAGGGGCGTCCCGGGTGGGGGCGGTTCGGCGTGTCACCGAGCGGGGCCGTGGATCCCCTGGCTCTCCGCGTGGCCAACATTTTGGTGGGCAACGAGGAGACCGCGGCGGCCCTCGAGATCGCCGGCCCCGGAGTGGTGCTCAAGATCTACGGCCAAGCACTGCTGTGCATCGTGGGTGCCGACCTGGGCGCCACGCTGTCCGGGCAGCCGGTGGCGCCAGGACAGCGCGTGCTGGCGAGCGACCGGCAGATCCTGGCGTTTACGAACCGGCGGCAAGGCTTTCGGGCCATCGTGGCGTTCGCAGGGGGGCTGTCGGCGCCGGGCCTCTTCGGCAGCCGCGCCACCGATATCGCCGCGGGCCTGCCCCGAGGGCGGCTGGAAAAAGGGGCCATGCTGGAGGTGTTCGCTCCGGCACCCGGCTCGGGACCCGTGCGGCCTCCGGTCCTCGGGGACGGTAGCGCCGCCGTGATCGAGGCTCTTTTCGAGGGGCTTTCTTCAGCACCGAGCGGCGCAGGTGCCCGCGCACCGCTCGTGGTGCGGTTCGTGCCGGAAGACGGAGGCCCTGTGCTCATGGGACGAACGTTCACGGTGTCGCACCGCTCGAACCGCACCGGCTTTCGACTGCATGCCGAAGGCGAGGCCCTGCCGCCCCGACCCCCCTTGGCGTGGTCGAACCCTGTAGCGCCGGGGGCGATACAGCTTCCACCCGATGGTACGCCCATCGTGCTGCTTGCCGATCGGCAAACCGTGGGTGGGTATCCCGTCCTCGGGCACCTGGCAGCGGTGGACCGGACGGTGCTGGCGGGCGCAGCGCCTGGTGATCGCCTGCGGTTCGAGGCCATCAGCGCCGAGGCCGCCCGCGAGCAGGCCGCCGAGCGCCACGCCATGCTCACGCTCTTGTCGGAAAGCGTGGTTCGCCGGTCGTGGCGCTCGTGGGCTTGA
- a CDS encoding serine/threonine protein kinase, with the protein MPTTNALNRVLTKCTPEMFGRYHLLGRIAIGGMAEVYVARCGELMGMQTLIALKRILPVHAADAKFIQMFQREASIALRLQHRAIARVYEVGKVADDWFLSLELVQGENLARVTEALTERGLQWDPNLVAFIGAEVAQALHYAHTLQDARGRDLKIVHRDVSPENVMLGFDGSVKVIDFGIALCESYASLTTQGAVRGKVQYVSPEQAQTHKLDGRSDVFSLGVVLYECLTGAQPFERTSPMATLEAVVNKWVPPIPHVPPALNEAIIKALEKEPGKRYRDAQEFSFALLSAISGQDTASGPTKVAQLATALFPERLQRWRQIQEMALEGFGFAERPPSGPGLPSEQETRVEPPVAGSADLLPPPSPATPPPERRTRRGLGAVVALATAAVVLVLLVRVPGSLAPLTDPQAATVTTVEAPLPRVVPLSNAPLPAPPPVAPPETPAPAEAAPEPAAAEEPPSRRKKAKRRSRDKDPSRRKARRKSRRHSHPADTATD; encoded by the coding sequence ATGCCCACCACGAATGCCCTGAACCGCGTCTTGACCAAGTGTACGCCCGAAATGTTCGGGCGATACCATTTGCTGGGCCGCATCGCGATCGGGGGCATGGCCGAGGTCTACGTCGCCCGGTGCGGTGAACTGATGGGCATGCAAACACTGATCGCGCTCAAGCGCATCCTGCCGGTGCATGCGGCTGACGCCAAGTTCATCCAGATGTTCCAGCGGGAGGCCAGCATTGCGCTGCGCCTTCAGCACCGGGCGATCGCGCGCGTCTACGAGGTGGGTAAGGTTGCCGACGACTGGTTCCTTTCGCTCGAGCTGGTCCAGGGAGAAAACCTCGCGCGCGTGACGGAGGCGCTCACCGAGAGGGGGCTACAATGGGATCCCAACCTGGTGGCGTTCATCGGCGCGGAGGTGGCTCAGGCGCTGCACTACGCGCACACCTTGCAAGACGCCCGCGGCCGCGATCTGAAGATCGTCCACCGCGACGTCAGCCCAGAGAACGTCATGCTGGGGTTCGACGGCTCCGTGAAGGTCATCGACTTCGGCATCGCGCTCTGTGAGTCGTACGCAAGCCTCACCACCCAAGGTGCCGTGCGCGGCAAGGTGCAGTACGTCTCGCCCGAGCAGGCCCAAACGCACAAGCTCGACGGCCGTTCCGACGTGTTTTCGTTGGGGGTGGTGCTGTACGAGTGCCTCACGGGGGCGCAGCCCTTCGAGAGGACCTCACCGATGGCCACGCTGGAGGCGGTGGTGAACAAGTGGGTACCGCCCATCCCCCACGTTCCGCCCGCGCTCAACGAAGCCATCATCAAGGCGCTCGAGAAGGAGCCAGGCAAGCGCTACCGTGATGCCCAGGAGTTCTCCTTCGCGCTTTTGTCGGCCATCTCCGGGCAAGATACCGCCAGCGGCCCCACCAAGGTCGCTCAGCTCGCGACCGCGCTCTTTCCGGAGCGCCTCCAGCGCTGGCGCCAAATCCAGGAGATGGCGCTCGAGGGCTTCGGGTTCGCCGAACGCCCCCCGAGTGGCCCGGGTCTGCCTTCGGAGCAAGAGACACGCGTAGAACCCCCGGTCGCAGGTTCAGCGGACCTACTGCCGCCGCCTTCGCCCGCGACGCCGCCGCCCGAGCGACGAACGCGGCGCGGCCTGGGGGCGGTGGTGGCGCTCGCGACGGCTGCGGTCGTGCTGGTGTTGCTCGTCAGGGTGCCAGGGTCGCTCGCTCCCCTCACGGACCCGCAGGCGGCCACGGTCACCACGGTCGAGGCCCCCTTGCCTCGCGTCGTGCCGTTGTCGAACGCCCCCCTTCCAGCGCCGCCACCCGTGGCGCCTCCCGAGACGCCCGCGCCTGCGGAGGCCGCACCCGAGCCAGCGGCCGCCGAGGAGCCCCCCAGTCGCAGGAAAAAGGCTAAACGGCGCAGCCGAGACAAGGACCCTAGCCGTCGCAAGGCGCGCCGAAAGAGTCGCAGACATAGCCACCCTGCGGACACGGCCACCGATTGA
- a CDS encoding HAD-IA family hydrolase: MHSPLIFDCDGTLADTMPAHYKAWLDVLAPFGVPFPEPRFYAMGGMPTAEISRILFSEAGLTVDVRAMATAKEEAFLTRLSAVQPLEKVVSVARTGRGQRPMAVASGGQRSVVELTLAQIGVRDWFEVIVTSEDTTRHKPEPDVFLEAARRLGVTPETCTVYEDTDLGIEAARRAGMKWIDIREL; this comes from the coding sequence ATGCACTCCCCGCTCATCTTCGACTGCGACGGCACGTTGGCGGACACCATGCCCGCGCACTACAAAGCCTGGCTCGACGTGCTCGCCCCCTTCGGGGTTCCCTTCCCCGAGCCCCGCTTCTACGCCATGGGGGGCATGCCCACCGCCGAGATCTCGCGCATCCTGTTTTCAGAAGCGGGGCTCACGGTCGACGTGCGCGCGATGGCCACGGCGAAGGAAGAGGCGTTCTTGACGAGACTCTCGGCCGTGCAGCCCCTCGAAAAAGTGGTGTCGGTGGCCCGCACCGGTCGGGGACAGCGCCCCATGGCCGTCGCCTCGGGTGGTCAGCGCAGCGTGGTCGAGCTGACGCTCGCGCAGATCGGCGTGCGTGACTGGTTCGAGGTGATCGTGACCTCGGAGGACACCACCCGCCACAAGCCCGAGCCCGACGTGTTCCTGGAGGCCGCCCGCCGTCTGGGCGTGACGCCCGAGACCTGTACCGTCTATGAGGACACCGATTTGGGGATCGAGGCGGCCCGGCGGGCCGGCATGAAGTGGATCGACATTCGGGAGCTTTGA